A genomic window from Populus alba chromosome 19, ASM523922v2, whole genome shotgun sequence includes:
- the LOC118036744 gene encoding protein ACCELERATED CELL DEATH 6, with translation MDSSEKMNSIDPYMDPVLYKAAEEGNIDPFENYQTRLDQLLTPDENTILLVYLGNQSREQFMFESTDFVDKILEMCPPLLFQANKKGETPLHLAARYGLSNVVRVLIDRAKALPADPESGLTDEKKMLGMTNEEQDTALHEAARTNQSHVVEILTKEDPEFSYSANVHGETPLYIAAASRRGREREKVIDEILTNCISVDYGGPNGRTALHAAIMMADAVTTRELLEKEKTLTKTTDENGWSPLHYAAYYDQSARIVEVLLETDASAAYIVETEKKRTTLHIAAIRGRVDVMKEIVSGCPACCELVDNRGWNALHYAVASKDSKVFEQCLEIPLLARLGTKKDEKGNTPFHLIAALAQQQEEWRLVLYQYFYPERERCGLNKRKLRVDDIYRGNFREIQKEILESLEDVGSGPIGRGPFVLKEKQIKEEKEKNNDEENKEEEEALSKARESHLVVAALIATVTFAAAFTLPGGYKSDRGTAILAKKAAFIVFVISDTISMVLSILAVFIHFLISLIHGLELVKSKDISEEAAMKLFEVTMWLTMIGMSTMIIAFVTGTYAVLEPSLGLAIGTCLIGLSFFFLVLLVFRFIRNDVKDKTS, from the exons ATGGATTCTTCTGAGAAAATGAATAGCATCGATCCCTATATGGATCCTGTCTTGTACAAAGCTGCGGAGGAAGGCAATATCGATCCCTTTGAGAATTATCAAACCCGCCTTGATCAGTTATTGACTCCAGACGAGAACACCATTCTTCTTGTCTACTTAGGAAACCAAAGTAGGGAGCAATTTATGTTCGAATCCActgattttgttgataaaattcTTGAAATGTGTCCACCTCTGTTATTCCAAGCCAATAAGAAAGGAGAAACCCCCCTCCATTTGGCAGCAAGATATGGTCTTTCCAACGTGGTAAGAGTCCTCATTGACCGCGCAAAAGCTCTACCTGCAGATCCAGAGAGCGGATTAACAGatgaaaaaaagatgttggGGATGACCAATGAAGAGCAAGATACAGCGTTGCACGAGGCAGCTCGAACTAACCAGAGCCATGTGGTGGAAATATTGACAAAAGAGGACCCTGAGTTTTCATATTCCGCCAATGTTCATGGAGAAACTCCACTTTATATTGCAGCTGCTTCCAGAAGGGGTCGAGAACGAGAAAAGGTGATCGATGAAATCCTAACTAATTGCATTTCAGTGGACTATGGCGGCCCTAATGGTAGAACTGCTCTACATGCGGCAATCATGATGGCAGATGCTG TGACAACAAGAGAATtgttagagaaagaaaaaacgtTGACGAAAACAACCGATGAGAACGGCTGGTCACCACTTCACTACGCTGCCTATTATGACCAGTCTGCTCGTATAGTGGAAGTATTACTAGAAACTGATGCGTCCGCGGCCTACATTGttgaaacagagaagaagagaacAACACTTCACATTGCTGCCATTCGAGGACGTGTAGACGTAATGAAAGAGATTGTTTCTGGATGCCCAGCTTGTTGTGAGCTAGTTGATAACAGAGGTTGGAATGCCCTTCACTATGCTGTGGCCAGTAAAGATAGCAAAGTGTTCGAGCAATGTCTGGAGATTCCATTACTTGCAAGACTTGGAACGAAGAAGGATGAGAAAGGAAACACGCCCTTCCATCTAATTGCTGCTTTAGCGCAACAGCAGGAGGAATGGAGACttgttttatatcaatatttttacccTGAAAGAGAGAGATGTGGTCTTAATAAGCGAAAGCTAAGGGTAGACGACATTTATAGAGGAAATTTTAGAGAGATACAG AAAGAGATCCTAGAATCCCTTGAAGATGTTGGCAGTGGACCGATTGGTCGCGGTCCCTTTGTTTTGAAAGAGAAACAGAtaaaggaagagaaagagaaaaacaatgatgaggaaaacaaagaggaagaggaagcttTGAGTAAAGCAAGAGAGTCTCATCTAGTAGTTGCGGCACTGATAGCAACAGTAACATTTGCAGCAGCATTCACCCTACCTGGCGGTTACAAGAGCGACCGAGGCACAGCAATTCTAGCTAAAAAAGCTGCTTTTATAGTATTTGTCATCTCAGATACAATATCAATGGTGCTCTCCATTTTAGCTGTCTTTATCCACTTTTTAATTTCGCTGATTCATGGTTTAGAATTGGTTAAGAGTAAAGATATAAGTGAGGAAGCCGCTATGAAATTATTTGAGGTTACCATGTGGTTGACCATGATTGGCATGAGTACAATGATTATCGCATTCGTCACGGGCACATACGCGGTTCTAGAACCTTCCTTGGGGCTTGCCATCGGCACTTGTCTCATTGGTCTGAGCTTCTTCTTCCTGGTGCTTTTAGTGTTTAGGTTCATTCGCAATGATGTGAAAGATAAGACATCCTAG